The following coding sequences lie in one Micropterus dolomieu isolate WLL.071019.BEF.003 ecotype Adirondacks linkage group LG15, ASM2129224v1, whole genome shotgun sequence genomic window:
- the col17a1b gene encoding collagen alpha-1(XVII) chain isoform X1, producing the protein MDELTRQMDFSGGLSEEKVVTESVTSTTRLTSLPPKGTSGSNHRNMSSSAGGLGLEKNVLTQNSSGTYFSSSSVGVNTSSYSSSSGVYLGGDSSGVDGGGSYIDGEGYGSGGGGRVGGSYLVSSVSKVRSSSSGGARRAQTAGSSGGLSPGFRERKNISSRSGGYDGSSSANSSPEFTRKDYGNYCSSTTRGRSESRESEIRARLQSASPTACRWTELDDVKKLLKGRSSSVSPTRSSNTSITLPVPKKAGVETKTISVATQSDSSSLGSGVRSCRFHTIDTSGRCDTSLTTGQFDTGVKSGQHDVTLKSGQYDTGLNSGQYDISLKSGQYDTSVRSAQYVAGVRSAQYDTGVKSAQYDTTVRSAQYDTGVKSAQYDTTVRSAQYDTGVKSAQYDTGIKSAHYDTTVRSAQYDTGVGSGQYDTLDATHPSFSWSTSTLPSSSTVVAGNTSSYTYQIGTNNMPGGSSPLGLTSPSSLSVYGFQNNLAPTTTSVLTTSGANVNASLGGYGVQKNVSNGGVTSTGVSTTTRSQTDDSYKKDYKFLISDKENVQAKRDTDMLILAKDSGKQFTSSSSVQFGGGSLSGDSIKKEKLISSYSETMPLKTETGNSYYGSSGVVMKDKATYAEIHRDSGIFGGGGLCCCSDACCSWWKWLLGLLLLSLLLLGLLFGLIALAEDVRKLKNRVATLEASNSVLNAEASRLTDNRVNTDADGTDFTENTSLQTTIQQILRAEMQSQAFKGLLVSSVQGERGLPGPKGDPGAKGDSGFTGPPGAPGLMGHAGPEGPKGQKGNQGDHGLDGPPGMRGREGPAGPRGEPGPSGFGAKGERGPPGDPGVPGSVGSIGPKGPPGPPGLSGPPGQPGPQGFRGEPGPPGTKGDRGLAGFQGLKGEQGDKGLRGLPGDSGLPGLQGPAGEKGTKGSTGDQGPPGPPGLRGPSGSPGDNGIQGAPGLQGPPGIPGNPGQPGPKGETGEPGRIINAAGSASVGIPGPPGPAGPPGPAGPPGLSGPIGPAGLPGQAGPKGDRGAQGEPGITVRTADSISSDRASRQFVASDASGKPGPPGPPGPPGRPGDSRQGPPGPPGPPGQPGYGRPGPKGDKGDFGGFASNSGTYYTGPPGPPGPAGPSGPKGSAGSPGPRGYQGEPGQPGAPGRPGSSERVTYSGGHGIPGPPGPPGPPGLPGPQGFKGDTGAPGIPGSSRGSISVTSGPPGPPGPPGPPGHPGSFASSSEMHQYITDYLSRSRLAVIAGPPGPPGPPGIPGTFSGSMEDISTRVIAYIQRSGSGLSIGVQGPPGPPGPPGPGSGSLTVGGLIAMLQRDDVRRYLSGQPGPQGPPGPPGTSGGISGSYSAEEIATYVFNFMNERGIARGPPGPPGPPGPSVAVGSGFTTTTIDYSALIRNSEFRSWISSAIQSGPPGPPGVQGLPGPPGPQGPPGVSTATVYGAGGRGYSLEEIQRYLQSSSQFRGLPGPPGPQGPPGPQGPPGSNSGSVSYSGNFPRESIRSEVQEYLTSDSVRRSFIGQPGPPGPRGQKGERGDSGYFQSHTQSRSYSQGDSRYGSEHRETDVNKLAETLDYSSVALKVTDYIKNQGLLQQYLVEGPLRTNVRAIQGPPGPPGPSGPPGQSRVFAAYGNITADLMDFFRIYGTIPGPPGSPGPKGDRGYPGPRGDKGDPGPQGLPGLYTMQIPHRVQKRDTGNEVIGRYKKHRRRAIGG; encoded by the exons ATGGACGAGTTAACAAGACAGATGGACTTCTCAGGAGGCTTGTCAGAAGAAAAGG TTGTGACCGAATCTGTAACCTCCACGACCAGACTGACTTCTCTACCACCAA AGGGAACCAGCGGATCAAATCACAGGAATATGTCCAGCAGTGCTGGAGGGCTGGGCTTGGAGAAGAATGTCTTAACCCAGAACAGCAGTGGAACTTATTTCTCTTCAT CCTCTGTAGGTGTGAACACCAGCAGCTACAGCTCCTCTTCAGGGGTTTACCTCGGAGGAGACTCCTCAGGAGTTGATGGCGGGGGGAGCTACATAGACGGAGAAGGGTAcggaagtggaggaggaggcagagtcgGAGGCAGTTATCTTGTGAGCTCGGTGTCAAAAGTCAGGTCCAGCTCGTCGGGTGGTGCCAGGAGAGCGCAGACTGCTGGCTCGTCAGGAGGCCTGTCGCCAGGTTTCCGGGAGAGGAAGAACATATCCAGCCGTTCGGGAGGATATGATG GGAGTTCCAGTGCTAATTCCTCCCCTGAATTTACACGCAAAGATTATGGAAACTATT gCTCCAGCACCACAAGAGGGAGGAGCGAAAGTAGAG agagcgagatcagagcCAGATTACAAAGTGCCTCCCCCACCGCCTGCAGAT GGACGGAGCTGGATGACGTGAAGAAGCTGCTGAAGGGACGCTCCAGCAGCGTCAGCCCCACTCGCTCCTCCAACACCTCCATCACCCTGCCTGTCCCTAAAAAGGCTGGCGTGGAAACCAAGACCATCTCTGTGGCCACTCAGTCGG aTTCGTCTTCACTTGGCTCTGGTGTGAGATCATGCCGGTTCCACACCATTGACACATCAGGCCGGTGTGATACCAGTCTGACAACTGGCCAGTTTGATACTGGTGTGAAATCGGGCCAGCATGATGTCACTCTGAAATCAGGCCAGTATGATACTGGTCTGAACTCAGGACAATATGACATCAGTCTGAAATCAGGGCAGTATGACACCAGTGTGAGATCAGCCCAGTATGTTGCTGGTGTGCGATCAGCCCAGTATGATACTGGTGTTAAATCAGCTCAGTATGACACCACTGTGAGATCAGCCCAGTATGATACTGGTGTTAAATCAGCTCAGTATGACACCACTGTGAGATCAGCCCAGTATGATACTGGTGTTAAATCAGCCCAGTATGATACTGGTATAAAATCAGCCCATTATGACACCACTGTGAGATCAGCCCAGTATGATACTGGTGTGGGATCAGGCCAGTATGACACACTGGATGCTACGCATCCATCTTTCTCTTGGTCCACCTCCACgctgccctcctcctccacgGTGGTTGCTGGCAACACCAGCAGCTACACGTACCAAATCGGCACCAACAACATGCCGGGAGGATCCTCGCCGCTCGGCCTCACCTCACCCTCGTCCCTGTCAG TTTACGGCTTTCAGAATAATCTGGCTCCTACCACTACAAGTGTGCTCACCACCAGCGGAGCTAACGTAAACGCTAGCCTAGGAG GTTATGGCGTTCAGAAGAATGTGTCAAATGGTGGTGTCACAAGCACTGGAGTCTCTACAA CCACTAGATCCCAAACTGATGACTCATATAAGAAAGACTATAAGTTCCTGATCTCTGACAAGGAGAACGTTCAAGCCAAGAGGGACACAGATATGCTCATTTTGGCTAAAGACAGCGGGAAGCAgttcaccagcagcagcagcgttcAGTTTGGAGGAG GGTCGCTGTCAGGAGATTCAATAAAGAAAGAGAAGCTCATTTCAAGTTACAGTGAGACGATGCCGCTGAAGACGGAGACAGGAAACTCTTACT ATGGGTCATCTGGAGTTGTCATGAAAGACAAAGCCACCTATGCAg AGATCCACAGGGACAGTGGCATCTTCGGAGGTGGCGGGCTATGCTGCTGCTCTGACGCATGTTGCTCCTGGTGGAAATGGCTGCTgggtcttctcctcctctccctgctcctgctGGGACTCCTGTTTGGGCTCATTGCACTGG CTGAGGACGTGAGAAAGCTGAAGAATCGCGTGGCCACCCTGGAGGCCTCGAACTCTGTCTTAAATGCTGAGGCCAGTCGACTGACAGACAACAGAGTCAATACTGACGCCGATGGTACCGacttcactgaaaacacttctctTCAGACGACGATCCAGCAAATCTTAAGAGCTGAAATGCAATCACAGGCATTCAAAG GTTTACTAGTATCGTCagtgcagggagagagaggactTCCTGGACCTAAAG ggGACCCTGGAGCTAAAG GAGATTCTGGTTTCACTGGACCTCCAG GTGCTCCGGGCCTGATGGGACATGCAGGCCCCGAGGGTCCGAAAGGACAGAAAGGAAACCAAG GTGATCACGGGCTGGATGGGCCGCCAGGTATGAGGGGTCGTGAGGGCCCAGCTGGCCCCAGAGGTGAGCCAGGACCTTCAGGCTTTGGAGCAAAAGGTGAAAGAG GTCCTCCTGGAGATCCTGGGGTTCCTGGGTCTGTGGGATCTATTGGACCAAAAG GCCCACCTGGACCTCCTGGGCTTTCTGGACCACCAG GCCAACCAGGTCCTCAGGGTTTCCGTGGCGAACCAGGCCCACCTGGGACTAAAG GTGACAGAGGGCTTGCTGGATTTCAAGGACTTAAAG gtGAACAGGGTGACAAAGGTCTCAGAGGTCTGCCAG GTGATTCTGGTTTACCAGGTCTACAAGGGCCAGCTGGAGAGAAAGGAACCAAAGGATCCACTG GTGATCAAGGACCTCCTGGGCCCCCTGGACTCAGAGGCCCTTCTGGGTCTCCTGGTGATAATGGAATTCAAG GAGCACCTGGGCTTCAAGGACCACCAG GGATACCAGGGAATCCAGGACAGCCTGGCCCGAAAG gTGAAACAGGTGAACCAGGAAGAATCATCAACGCTG CTGGCTCCGCTTCTGTTGGTATCCCAGGACCACCTGGGCCTGCTGGTCCTCCTGGCCCAGCAGGACCTCCAGGATTATCAG GTCCCATTGGCCCTGCTGGTCTGCCTGGCCAAGCTG GTCCTAAAGGTGACAGGGGAGCTCAGGGAGAACCAGGAATAACAGTGAGAACGGCTGATAGTATAAGCTCAGACAGag cttCCAGGCAGTTTGTTGCCAGTGATGCATCAGGAAAACCCGGCCCGCCCGGCCCACCGGGTCCTCCTGGACGTCCAG GAGATTCAAGACAAGGACCTCCAGGACCGCCTGGGCCTCCAGGTCAGCCAG gttatggaagaccaggaccCAAGGGAGACAAAGGAGATTTTGGAGGCTTTGCATCCAACTCTG GCACGTATTACACCGGACCACCAGGACCACCTGGACCAGCTGGGCCTTCTGGGCCTAAAGGATCAGCAG GTTCTCCTGGACCAAGGGGATACCAAG GTGAACCAGGCCAGCCAGGCGCCCCAGGAAGACCAGGAAGCTCTGAGAGGG TGACTTACTCCGGAGGACACGGGATCCCTGGTCCACCAGGTCCACCAGGGCCTCCTGGACTTCCAGGACCACAAGGATTTAAAG GGGACACTGGGGCTCCAGGTATTCCTGGTTCTTCAAGAG gcTCCATCTCAGTCACCTCAGGCCCTCCTGGTCCCCCAGGTCCTCCTGGTCCTCCAGGCCATCCAGGCTCCTTTGCTTCTTCTAGTGAGATGCACCAGTACATCACTGACTATCTAA GTAGAAGCAGACTGGCTGTTATCGCCGGACCTCCAGGTCCACCTGGGCCTCCAGGAATCCCTGGAACCTTCTCAGGCTCTATGGAGGACATCTCTACTCGCGTCATTGCATACATACAAC GTTCGGGCTCAGGCCTCAGCATTGGTGTTCAGGGCCCTCCGGGACCTCCGGGTCCTCCTGGACCTGGCTCTGGATCCCTGACGGTCGGTGGTCTCATCGCCATGCTTCAGA GAGACGATGTGAGGAGATATTTGTCAGGACAACCAGGGCCACAAGGACCACCGGGACCACCAGGGACATCAGGAGGAATTTCAGGCAGTTACAGTGCGGAGGAGATAGCCACTTATGTCTTCAACTTCATGAATG AAAGAGGCATCGCTAGAGGTCCACCCGGACCACCCGGTCCTCCTGGGCCTTCTGTTGCAGTGGGCTCCGGCTTCACTACCACTACAATTGACTATTCTGCACTGATAAGAA ATTCAGAATTCCGCTCCTGGATTAGCTCTGCCATACAAAGTGGCCCTCCCGGTCCTCCGGGTGTCCAAGGGCTCCCTGGCCCTCCAGGCCCTCAGGGGCCACCAGGAGTCTCCACTGCCACTGTGTACGGGGCAGGAGGTCGTGGCTACAGCTTGGAGGAAATTCAGCGTTACCTGCAGA GCTCTTCTCAGTTCAGAGGTCTTCCCGGCCCTCCTGGCCCTCAAGGTCCACCGGGACCACAGGGTCCACCAGGCAGTAACTCTGGATCAGTTTCCTACAGTGGAAACTTCCCTCGGGAGAGCATCCGCTCTGAAGTTCAAGAGTATCTAACCA GTGACAGTGTACGTCGTTCCTTCATCGGACAACCAGGGCCTCCAGGACCAAGGGGTCAGAAAGGAGAGCGTGGAGATTCGGGTTACTTCCAGAGCCACACGCAGAGCCGGAGCTACTCCCAGGGCGACTCTCGCTATGGCTCTGAGCACAGAGAGACCGACGTCAACAAGCTCGCAGAGACGCTGGACTACTCCAGCGTGGCCTTGAAAGTGACTGACTACATCAAGA ATCAAGGCCTGCTGCAGCAGTATCTAGTTGAGGGTCCTTTGAGGACAAATGTCAGAGCGATTCAAGGCCCCCCTGGTCCACCCGGACCTTCTGGACCACCTGGTCAGAGCCGCGTCTTCGCCGCCTATGGCAACATCACAGCTGACCTCATGGACTTCTTCAGAA TCTATGGCACCATACCTGGCCCTCCAGGAAGCCCTGGACCAAAGGGAGACCGAGGGTACCCAGGACCCAGAGGAGACAAAG GTGATCCTGGACCCCAGGGTTTACCAGGGTTATACACAATGCAAATTCCACACAGAGTGCAGAAGAGGGATACAG GCAATGAAGTGATTGGTCGTTATAAGAAGCATCGCCGTCGAGCCATCGGGGGCTAA
- the col17a1b gene encoding collagen alpha-1(XVII) chain isoform X2, translating to MDELTRQMDFSGGLSEEKVVTESVTSTTRLTSLPPKGTSGSNHRNMSSSAGGLGLEKNVLTQNSSGTYFSSSSVGVNTSSYSSSSGVYLGGDSSGVDGGGSYIDGEGYGSGGGGRVGGSYLVSSVSKVRSSSSGGARRAQTAGSSGGLSPGFRERKNISSRSGGYDGSSSANSSPEFTRKDYGNYCSSTTRGRSESRESEIRARLQSASPTACRWTELDDVKKLLKGRSSSVSPTRSSNTSITLPVPKKAGVETKTISVATQSDSSSLGSGVRSCRFHTIDTSGRCDTSLTTGQFDTGVKSGQHDVTLKSGQYDTGLNSGQYDISLKSGQYDTSVRSAQYVAGVRSAQYDTGVKSAQYDTTVRSAQYDTGVKSAQYDTGIKSAHYDTTVRSAQYDTGVGSGQYDTLDATHPSFSWSTSTLPSSSTVVAGNTSSYTYQIGTNNMPGGSSPLGLTSPSSLSVYGFQNNLAPTTTSVLTTSGANVNASLGGYGVQKNVSNGGVTSTGVSTTTRSQTDDSYKKDYKFLISDKENVQAKRDTDMLILAKDSGKQFTSSSSVQFGGGSLSGDSIKKEKLISSYSETMPLKTETGNSYYGSSGVVMKDKATYAEIHRDSGIFGGGGLCCCSDACCSWWKWLLGLLLLSLLLLGLLFGLIALAEDVRKLKNRVATLEASNSVLNAEASRLTDNRVNTDADGTDFTENTSLQTTIQQILRAEMQSQAFKGLLVSSVQGERGLPGPKGDPGAKGDSGFTGPPGAPGLMGHAGPEGPKGQKGNQGDHGLDGPPGMRGREGPAGPRGEPGPSGFGAKGERGPPGDPGVPGSVGSIGPKGPPGPPGLSGPPGQPGPQGFRGEPGPPGTKGDRGLAGFQGLKGEQGDKGLRGLPGDSGLPGLQGPAGEKGTKGSTGDQGPPGPPGLRGPSGSPGDNGIQGAPGLQGPPGIPGNPGQPGPKGETGEPGRIINAAGSASVGIPGPPGPAGPPGPAGPPGLSGPIGPAGLPGQAGPKGDRGAQGEPGITVRTADSISSDRASRQFVASDASGKPGPPGPPGPPGRPGDSRQGPPGPPGPPGQPGYGRPGPKGDKGDFGGFASNSGTYYTGPPGPPGPAGPSGPKGSAGSPGPRGYQGEPGQPGAPGRPGSSERVTYSGGHGIPGPPGPPGPPGLPGPQGFKGDTGAPGIPGSSRGSISVTSGPPGPPGPPGPPGHPGSFASSSEMHQYITDYLSRSRLAVIAGPPGPPGPPGIPGTFSGSMEDISTRVIAYIQRSGSGLSIGVQGPPGPPGPPGPGSGSLTVGGLIAMLQRDDVRRYLSGQPGPQGPPGPPGTSGGISGSYSAEEIATYVFNFMNERGIARGPPGPPGPPGPSVAVGSGFTTTTIDYSALIRNSEFRSWISSAIQSGPPGPPGVQGLPGPPGPQGPPGVSTATVYGAGGRGYSLEEIQRYLQSSSQFRGLPGPPGPQGPPGPQGPPGSNSGSVSYSGNFPRESIRSEVQEYLTSDSVRRSFIGQPGPPGPRGQKGERGDSGYFQSHTQSRSYSQGDSRYGSEHRETDVNKLAETLDYSSVALKVTDYIKNQGLLQQYLVEGPLRTNVRAIQGPPGPPGPSGPPGQSRVFAAYGNITADLMDFFRIYGTIPGPPGSPGPKGDRGYPGPRGDKGDPGPQGLPGLYTMQIPHRVQKRDTGNEVIGRYKKHRRRAIGG from the exons ATGGACGAGTTAACAAGACAGATGGACTTCTCAGGAGGCTTGTCAGAAGAAAAGG TTGTGACCGAATCTGTAACCTCCACGACCAGACTGACTTCTCTACCACCAA AGGGAACCAGCGGATCAAATCACAGGAATATGTCCAGCAGTGCTGGAGGGCTGGGCTTGGAGAAGAATGTCTTAACCCAGAACAGCAGTGGAACTTATTTCTCTTCAT CCTCTGTAGGTGTGAACACCAGCAGCTACAGCTCCTCTTCAGGGGTTTACCTCGGAGGAGACTCCTCAGGAGTTGATGGCGGGGGGAGCTACATAGACGGAGAAGGGTAcggaagtggaggaggaggcagagtcgGAGGCAGTTATCTTGTGAGCTCGGTGTCAAAAGTCAGGTCCAGCTCGTCGGGTGGTGCCAGGAGAGCGCAGACTGCTGGCTCGTCAGGAGGCCTGTCGCCAGGTTTCCGGGAGAGGAAGAACATATCCAGCCGTTCGGGAGGATATGATG GGAGTTCCAGTGCTAATTCCTCCCCTGAATTTACACGCAAAGATTATGGAAACTATT gCTCCAGCACCACAAGAGGGAGGAGCGAAAGTAGAG agagcgagatcagagcCAGATTACAAAGTGCCTCCCCCACCGCCTGCAGAT GGACGGAGCTGGATGACGTGAAGAAGCTGCTGAAGGGACGCTCCAGCAGCGTCAGCCCCACTCGCTCCTCCAACACCTCCATCACCCTGCCTGTCCCTAAAAAGGCTGGCGTGGAAACCAAGACCATCTCTGTGGCCACTCAGTCGG aTTCGTCTTCACTTGGCTCTGGTGTGAGATCATGCCGGTTCCACACCATTGACACATCAGGCCGGTGTGATACCAGTCTGACAACTGGCCAGTTTGATACTGGTGTGAAATCGGGCCAGCATGATGTCACTCTGAAATCAGGCCAGTATGATACTGGTCTGAACTCAGGACAATATGACATCAGTCTGAAATCAGGGCAGTATGACACCAGTGTGAGATCAGCCCAGTATGTTGCTGGTGTGCGATCAGCCCAGTATGATACTG GTGTTAAATCAGCTCAGTATGACACCACTGTGAGATCAGCCCAGTATGATACTGGTGTTAAATCAGCCCAGTATGATACTGGTATAAAATCAGCCCATTATGACACCACTGTGAGATCAGCCCAGTATGATACTGGTGTGGGATCAGGCCAGTATGACACACTGGATGCTACGCATCCATCTTTCTCTTGGTCCACCTCCACgctgccctcctcctccacgGTGGTTGCTGGCAACACCAGCAGCTACACGTACCAAATCGGCACCAACAACATGCCGGGAGGATCCTCGCCGCTCGGCCTCACCTCACCCTCGTCCCTGTCAG TTTACGGCTTTCAGAATAATCTGGCTCCTACCACTACAAGTGTGCTCACCACCAGCGGAGCTAACGTAAACGCTAGCCTAGGAG GTTATGGCGTTCAGAAGAATGTGTCAAATGGTGGTGTCACAAGCACTGGAGTCTCTACAA CCACTAGATCCCAAACTGATGACTCATATAAGAAAGACTATAAGTTCCTGATCTCTGACAAGGAGAACGTTCAAGCCAAGAGGGACACAGATATGCTCATTTTGGCTAAAGACAGCGGGAAGCAgttcaccagcagcagcagcgttcAGTTTGGAGGAG GGTCGCTGTCAGGAGATTCAATAAAGAAAGAGAAGCTCATTTCAAGTTACAGTGAGACGATGCCGCTGAAGACGGAGACAGGAAACTCTTACT ATGGGTCATCTGGAGTTGTCATGAAAGACAAAGCCACCTATGCAg AGATCCACAGGGACAGTGGCATCTTCGGAGGTGGCGGGCTATGCTGCTGCTCTGACGCATGTTGCTCCTGGTGGAAATGGCTGCTgggtcttctcctcctctccctgctcctgctGGGACTCCTGTTTGGGCTCATTGCACTGG CTGAGGACGTGAGAAAGCTGAAGAATCGCGTGGCCACCCTGGAGGCCTCGAACTCTGTCTTAAATGCTGAGGCCAGTCGACTGACAGACAACAGAGTCAATACTGACGCCGATGGTACCGacttcactgaaaacacttctctTCAGACGACGATCCAGCAAATCTTAAGAGCTGAAATGCAATCACAGGCATTCAAAG GTTTACTAGTATCGTCagtgcagggagagagaggactTCCTGGACCTAAAG ggGACCCTGGAGCTAAAG GAGATTCTGGTTTCACTGGACCTCCAG GTGCTCCGGGCCTGATGGGACATGCAGGCCCCGAGGGTCCGAAAGGACAGAAAGGAAACCAAG GTGATCACGGGCTGGATGGGCCGCCAGGTATGAGGGGTCGTGAGGGCCCAGCTGGCCCCAGAGGTGAGCCAGGACCTTCAGGCTTTGGAGCAAAAGGTGAAAGAG GTCCTCCTGGAGATCCTGGGGTTCCTGGGTCTGTGGGATCTATTGGACCAAAAG GCCCACCTGGACCTCCTGGGCTTTCTGGACCACCAG GCCAACCAGGTCCTCAGGGTTTCCGTGGCGAACCAGGCCCACCTGGGACTAAAG GTGACAGAGGGCTTGCTGGATTTCAAGGACTTAAAG gtGAACAGGGTGACAAAGGTCTCAGAGGTCTGCCAG GTGATTCTGGTTTACCAGGTCTACAAGGGCCAGCTGGAGAGAAAGGAACCAAAGGATCCACTG GTGATCAAGGACCTCCTGGGCCCCCTGGACTCAGAGGCCCTTCTGGGTCTCCTGGTGATAATGGAATTCAAG GAGCACCTGGGCTTCAAGGACCACCAG GGATACCAGGGAATCCAGGACAGCCTGGCCCGAAAG gTGAAACAGGTGAACCAGGAAGAATCATCAACGCTG CTGGCTCCGCTTCTGTTGGTATCCCAGGACCACCTGGGCCTGCTGGTCCTCCTGGCCCAGCAGGACCTCCAGGATTATCAG GTCCCATTGGCCCTGCTGGTCTGCCTGGCCAAGCTG GTCCTAAAGGTGACAGGGGAGCTCAGGGAGAACCAGGAATAACAGTGAGAACGGCTGATAGTATAAGCTCAGACAGag cttCCAGGCAGTTTGTTGCCAGTGATGCATCAGGAAAACCCGGCCCGCCCGGCCCACCGGGTCCTCCTGGACGTCCAG GAGATTCAAGACAAGGACCTCCAGGACCGCCTGGGCCTCCAGGTCAGCCAG gttatggaagaccaggaccCAAGGGAGACAAAGGAGATTTTGGAGGCTTTGCATCCAACTCTG GCACGTATTACACCGGACCACCAGGACCACCTGGACCAGCTGGGCCTTCTGGGCCTAAAGGATCAGCAG GTTCTCCTGGACCAAGGGGATACCAAG GTGAACCAGGCCAGCCAGGCGCCCCAGGAAGACCAGGAAGCTCTGAGAGGG TGACTTACTCCGGAGGACACGGGATCCCTGGTCCACCAGGTCCACCAGGGCCTCCTGGACTTCCAGGACCACAAGGATTTAAAG GGGACACTGGGGCTCCAGGTATTCCTGGTTCTTCAAGAG gcTCCATCTCAGTCACCTCAGGCCCTCCTGGTCCCCCAGGTCCTCCTGGTCCTCCAGGCCATCCAGGCTCCTTTGCTTCTTCTAGTGAGATGCACCAGTACATCACTGACTATCTAA GTAGAAGCAGACTGGCTGTTATCGCCGGACCTCCAGGTCCACCTGGGCCTCCAGGAATCCCTGGAACCTTCTCAGGCTCTATGGAGGACATCTCTACTCGCGTCATTGCATACATACAAC GTTCGGGCTCAGGCCTCAGCATTGGTGTTCAGGGCCCTCCGGGACCTCCGGGTCCTCCTGGACCTGGCTCTGGATCCCTGACGGTCGGTGGTCTCATCGCCATGCTTCAGA GAGACGATGTGAGGAGATATTTGTCAGGACAACCAGGGCCACAAGGACCACCGGGACCACCAGGGACATCAGGAGGAATTTCAGGCAGTTACAGTGCGGAGGAGATAGCCACTTATGTCTTCAACTTCATGAATG AAAGAGGCATCGCTAGAGGTCCACCCGGACCACCCGGTCCTCCTGGGCCTTCTGTTGCAGTGGGCTCCGGCTTCACTACCACTACAATTGACTATTCTGCACTGATAAGAA ATTCAGAATTCCGCTCCTGGATTAGCTCTGCCATACAAAGTGGCCCTCCCGGTCCTCCGGGTGTCCAAGGGCTCCCTGGCCCTCCAGGCCCTCAGGGGCCACCAGGAGTCTCCACTGCCACTGTGTACGGGGCAGGAGGTCGTGGCTACAGCTTGGAGGAAATTCAGCGTTACCTGCAGA GCTCTTCTCAGTTCAGAGGTCTTCCCGGCCCTCCTGGCCCTCAAGGTCCACCGGGACCACAGGGTCCACCAGGCAGTAACTCTGGATCAGTTTCCTACAGTGGAAACTTCCCTCGGGAGAGCATCCGCTCTGAAGTTCAAGAGTATCTAACCA GTGACAGTGTACGTCGTTCCTTCATCGGACAACCAGGGCCTCCAGGACCAAGGGGTCAGAAAGGAGAGCGTGGAGATTCGGGTTACTTCCAGAGCCACACGCAGAGCCGGAGCTACTCCCAGGGCGACTCTCGCTATGGCTCTGAGCACAGAGAGACCGACGTCAACAAGCTCGCAGAGACGCTGGACTACTCCAGCGTGGCCTTGAAAGTGACTGACTACATCAAGA ATCAAGGCCTGCTGCAGCAGTATCTAGTTGAGGGTCCTTTGAGGACAAATGTCAGAGCGATTCAAGGCCCCCCTGGTCCACCCGGACCTTCTGGACCACCTGGTCAGAGCCGCGTCTTCGCCGCCTATGGCAACATCACAGCTGACCTCATGGACTTCTTCAGAA TCTATGGCACCATACCTGGCCCTCCAGGAAGCCCTGGACCAAAGGGAGACCGAGGGTACCCAGGACCCAGAGGAGACAAAG GTGATCCTGGACCCCAGGGTTTACCAGGGTTATACACAATGCAAATTCCACACAGAGTGCAGAAGAGGGATACAG GCAATGAAGTGATTGGTCGTTATAAGAAGCATCGCCGTCGAGCCATCGGGGGCTAA